The following are from one region of the Phycisphaerae bacterium genome:
- a CDS encoding nucleotidyltransferase domain-containing protein has protein sequence MVTMRGELLDRIKSRLAEAHGERLRGVILYGSEARGEAGPDSDVDLLVLLDEPVDLGRDLETNLEALYPLALEIGRRISAKPVSASEYETIKCPLYEQAHGEGVVL, from the coding sequence ATGGTCACGATGAGAGGCGAACTGCTGGACCGGATCAAATCGCGATTGGCTGAGGCGCATGGCGAGCGTCTGCGCGGGGTGATTCTGTACGGTTCGGAGGCCCGTGGCGAGGCCGGTCCGGATAGCGACGTTGACCTCCTGGTGCTGTTGGATGAACCGGTGGATCTTGGCAGAGACCTGGAAACAAACCTGGAGGCGCTCTACCCGCTTGCCCTGGAGATCGGCCGGCGAATCAGCGCCAAACCCGTTTCGGCGTCCGAGTACGAAACGATCAAGTGTCCGCTGTACGAGCAGGCGCACGGTGAGGGTGTTGTGCTATGA
- a CDS encoding HEPN domain-containing protein, producing MKEFAAAEWQRARRTLGSGQQLISSDPDSAASRAYYAAFHAVTCLFALRGQSFSKHSAVRAALHRELIRSGEWPAELGQAYDLLLDLRETADYGGMSRVSAADARNAVQKAAAILDAVRRAHPELPQ from the coding sequence ATGAAGGAGTTTGCGGCTGCGGAATGGCAGCGGGCGCGCCGCACCCTTGGTTCCGGCCAACAACTTATCAGCAGCGATCCGGACTCCGCCGCTTCCAGGGCGTACTATGCCGCATTCCATGCCGTCACCTGCCTTTTCGCTCTTCGGGGACAGAGTTTCTCCAAGCATTCGGCGGTCCGTGCGGCTCTGCATCGGGAGTTGATTCGAAGCGGCGAATGGCCCGCGGAACTCGGCCAGGCGTATGACCTCCTCCTGGACCTGCGTGAAACAGCGGACTACGGCGGGATGTCACGCGTGTCCGCCGCCGATGCAAGGAACGCAGTACAGAAAGCCGCTGCGATTCTGGACGCAGTTCGACGCGCGCATCCGGAACTACCGCAG